The Deltaproteobacteria bacterium genome window below encodes:
- a CDS encoding outer membrane lipoprotein carrier protein LolA — translation MKKLSYQKNLFSMFSLFVFFIGLFQGIGSYATTKSSLFEVASKYRKTGLVTIHFTKTVKSNLLGKESKFKGTIYLGASKFRMNVEEPEKNQIIFDGSTIWNVQFPPKELPGPVQVAKAKLDKNSKKQILISTLISKDGLQKNFKINKEEKQDFTTKYFLTPLNPELNLKSLEVNVKESKFISLTYKDDVGNLTQLDFEKTEFSSKTNVKIFKYKPSKEDQVTNL, via the coding sequence ATGAAAAAGTTGTCGTATCAAAAAAATCTGTTCAGTATGTTTAGTCTGTTTGTTTTTTTTATTGGGTTATTTCAGGGCATTGGTTCTTATGCCACAACCAAATCAAGTCTTTTTGAGGTTGCTTCTAAATATAGAAAAACAGGTTTAGTTACTATTCATTTTACAAAAACGGTGAAATCAAACCTATTAGGTAAGGAGTCTAAGTTTAAAGGAACCATTTATCTGGGCGCTAGCAAGTTCAGGATGAATGTTGAGGAACCAGAAAAAAATCAAATTATATTCGATGGAAGTACTATTTGGAACGTTCAATTTCCCCCCAAGGAGCTTCCAGGTCCTGTTCAAGTTGCAAAAGCCAAGTTAGATAAGAACTCTAAAAAACAAATACTCATTTCCACTTTGATTTCAAAAGATGGGTTGCAGAAAAACTTTAAAATTAACAAAGAAGAAAAACAAGATTTTACTACAAAGTATTTTTTAACACCTCTTAATCCTGAGCTTAACCTTAAATCTTTAGAAGTGAATGTAAAAGAAAGTAAATTTATTTCACTTACCTATAAAGATGATGTTGGAAATTTAACACAATTAGATTTTGAAAAAACAGAGTTTTCATCAAAAACAAACGTTAAAATATTTAAATATAAACCAAGTAAAGAGGATCAGGTAACCAATTTATGA
- a CDS encoding 23S rRNA (pseudouridine(1915)-N(3))-methyltransferase RlmH: protein MKFIFLNLQSAKEEWSDQAIQLYQKKISHFVKLEMKTIKGENFNRSFKEARVEKESQKIFDFLEKDDFLIVFDEKGKSLNSLDFSKNINLILNSGKKRVVFLIGGAFGLSDELKKRANLNVSLSNLTFNHLIAQLIVLEQIYRSFSILNNLPYHNE, encoded by the coding sequence ATGAAGTTTATTTTCTTAAATCTTCAGTCTGCCAAAGAAGAATGGTCTGATCAAGCTATTCAGTTGTATCAAAAAAAAATAAGTCATTTTGTTAAACTTGAAATGAAAACAATAAAGGGTGAAAACTTTAATCGAAGTTTTAAAGAGGCTCGTGTAGAAAAAGAATCTCAAAAGATATTTGATTTTCTAGAAAAAGACGATTTTTTAATTGTCTTTGATGAAAAAGGAAAGTCCTTAAATAGCTTGGATTTTTCTAAAAATATAAATTTAATATTAAATTCAGGAAAAAAAAGAGTTGTGTTTTTAATCGGTGGTGCGTTTGGCCTTAGTGATGAATTAAAAAAAAGAGCGAATCTTAATGTTTCGTTATCAAATTTAACATTTAATCATTTAATAGCTCAGTTAATTGTTCTTGAACAAATTTATCGGTCATTTTCAATACTCAACAATCTGCCCTATCATAACGAATAG